In Mercurialis annua linkage group LG5, ddMerAnnu1.2, whole genome shotgun sequence, a single genomic region encodes these proteins:
- the LOC126683351 gene encoding uncharacterized protein LOC126683351 — MDTIATFIQYNGYWNDKLQYTDFSVKGLLIPKDSSMNNLEQLLANQLQVNLEEENLKIKYQVKPDYPPLIIQDNDALVFYFQMKSKQSDPTQFPLCIEIEKKMRDISLYVSSSRSTQQNINRNAEVCQQQDNSTNIDNSESVSNMFQYATNVGNLLNEDQEVESPYVENMVIDEVKAIEIEEGQKYKDKRTLKTILSIYAINNHFQFRSYKSCKIEYIAICNEPECEWKLRSSRNKRSNVFIVRKFNKVHSCKVGERMADKRQATSDLIGNFVKDKYANFKTVYTPADIIRDMKKEYGVELTYQKAWRSKEKGLELTRGNPAESYRLLPSYLHALKSTNPGSVAELETKEERFLYVFISLNASIQGWGFCKPVIVVDGTFLKAAYGGTLLTAATQDAANKIFPLAFCVVDSENDASWEWFFNKVRETFGVREGMCIISDRHDSIKKAIEKVYPEAHHGICTYHLFNNVKARYRRAKGEIREHFFGAAKAYTLEQFGKHMEELDKFDPKIREYLNDVGFEKWTTLYSTNNRYSTMTSNIAESLNATNIAARELPITTMLEFLRSLVQKWTHANRICARSLKTDMSKVAEDILNENYIRSLHLTVSPANDNIYTVTKTKTPFSVNLETGTCCCRRFQTDRIPCAHAVAVIRKYNKDPLLYCSKYYMKETYVNTYNHTVYPMTNKSTWNTPQEIKDIIVLPPESRTKSGRPKKKRILGGNEKKSKNKCGACKKTGHNKKTCRR; from the exons ATGGATACAATTGCAACTTTTATTCAGTATAATGGCTATTGGAATGATAAACTCCAGTATACAGATTTTTCTGTTAAGGGACTTCTTATTCCAAAAGATTCTAGTATGAATAATCTTGAACAATTATTGGCAAACCAGCTACAAGTGAATTTAGAAGAagaaaatctgaaaatcaaGTATCAG GTTAAACCAGATTATCCACCGCTAATAATACAAGATAATGATGCTTTAGTATTCTACTTCCAGATGAAAAGCAAACAATCAGATCCAACACAGTTTCCACTTtgcattgaaattgaaaaaaaaatgagagataTATCATTATATGTTTCATCATCGAGATCAACACAACAAAACATCAACAGAAATGCAGAAGTTTGTCAACAGCAAGACAACTCAACAAATATTGATAATTCAGAGTCGGTTTCAAACATGTTTCAATATGCAACAAATGTCGGAAATTTGTTAAATGAAGATCAAGAAGTCGAGAGCCCGTACGTAGAGAATATGGTCATTGATGAAGTAAAGGCGATAGAAATAGAAGAAGGGCAGAAATACAAAGACAAGCGCACGTTGAAGACTATATTAAGCATTTATGCAATCAACAATCATTTCCAATTCAGATCTTACAAGTCGTGCAAGATTGAATATATAGCAATATGCAATGAACCAGAGTGTGAATGGAAACTGAGATCTTCGAGaaataaaagatcaaatgtCTTTATCGTGCGAAAATTCAACAAGGTGCACAGCTGCAAAGTGGGAGAGAGAATGGCTGATAAAAGACAAGCCACGTCAGATTTAATTGGAAATTTTGTAAAAGATAAGTATGCAAACTTCAAAACTGTTTATACGCCGGCCGATATTATTAGAGACATGAAGAAAGAGTATGGAGTCGAACTGACGTACCAAAAAGCATGGCGGTCAAAAGAAAAGGGATTAGAGCTTACAAGGGGTAATCCAGCTGAATCATACCGATTACTGCCTTCTTATCTACATGCGCTCAAATCAACAAATCCAGGTTCTGTAGCTGAATTGGAAACAAAAGAAGAGAGATTCCTTTATGTTTTCATATCGTTGAATGCATCAATTCAGGGTTGGGGGTTTTGCAAACCAGTAATTGTTGTTGACGGTACGTTCCTAAAGGCAGCTTACGGAGGAACGCTTCTAACGGCAGCAACTCAAGATGCTGCAAATAAAATTTTTCCTCTAGCATTTTGTGTCGTAGATTCAGAAAATGATGCTTCGTGGGAATGGTTTTTCAACAAAGTtagagaaacatttggtgtgAGAGAGGGAATGTGCATCATTTCAGATCGACACGACAGTATTAAAAAAGCAATTGAAAAAGTATACCCGGAAGCACATCATGGAATCTGTACTTAccatctttttaacaatgtcAAAGCAAGATATAGACGAGCAAAAGGTGAAATCAGAGAGCACTTTTTTGGGGCAGCAAAAGCATATACGCTTGAGCAGTTTGGGAAACACATGGAAGAACTTGACAAATTTGACCCAAAGATAAGGGAGTACCTAAATGACGTTGGTTTCGAAAAATGGACAACACTTTATTCCACCAACAACAGGTATTCAACAATGACTTCAAACATTGCTGAGTCATTAAATGCAACAAACATAGCTGCAAGAGAACTTCCTATAACGACCATGCTTGAGTTTCTACGTTCCCTTGTGCAAAAATGGACTCATGCAAACAGAATTTGTGCAAGATCATTAAAGACAGATATGTCAAAAGTAGCTGAAGATATATTGAATGAAAACTACATTCGATCTCTGCATCTAACG GTCAGCCCAGCAAATGACAATATATATACTGTGACTAAAACAAAAACACCCTTCTCGGTTAATTTGGAAACAGGAACATGTTGCTGCAGAAGGTTTCAAACAGATAGAATTCCTTGCGCACATGCAGTTGCTGTTATAAGGAAATACAACAAGGACCCTTTGCTCTATTGTTCCAAATACTACATGAAGGAAACGTACGTCAACACGTACAACCACACAGTATATCCTATGACAAATAAATCAACATGGAATACGCCGCaagaaataaaagatataatCGTGCTGCCTCCTGAATCAAGAACCAAATCTGGCAGACCAAAAAAGAAGCGCATATTGGGAGGAAatgaaaaaaagtcaaaaaataaatGCGGAGCTTGCAAGAAGACGGGacacaataaaaaaacatgcaGAAGATGA
- the LOC126683352 gene encoding peroxidase 7 → MKLLISLVFLLLAFQLISASQYYPDNSSPQRQYPENNADQNQKEPGNYSEQPANYSEQKKTQPENFSDEKGQSGNYSEEKEEKPVDYAKHNESQPAGNYGPENSSPQPQYPENNADENEKKPGNYPEQPGKYSEQKKPQPEKYSEQKEEKPEDYAKHNEQKPAENYSKQKEEKPENDEQSGNYSEQKNENPENYSEEEQGEEYGDGPSLTISTLLDGLPSLDDLLSFVHYHRSCPKAESIINRKVKEWFKKDYTVAAALLRLHFHDCAVRGCDASILLDYEGSERRAEESKSLRGFEVIDEIKAEIEKVCPKTVSCADILTAAARDATVLLGGPYWMVPYGRKDGKVSVYTETRLVPTGLENITTLIEFYQSNGLNVVDLVVLSGAHTIGRATCGSIQHRLYNYEGTGKPDPSLDTKYLNFLTRKCRWASEYVDLDGSTPTTFDNEYYQNLQKNMGLLMSDQLLYSDPRTAPLVDTFASAPEVFYHQFAVSMTKLGNILIPSVLDDGEIRTFCGSVNSY, encoded by the exons ATGAAGCTCCTCATTTCTTTAGTTTTTCTTCTCTTAGCTTTTCAGCTGATTTCAGCCTCTCAGTATTACCCTGATAATTCATCACCTCAGCGACAGTATCCCGAAAATAATGCTGATCAGAATCAAAAGGAGCCTGGAAATTACTCAGAGCAACCTGCAAACTACTCCGAGCAAAAGAAAACGCAGCCTGAAAATTTTTCGGATGAAAAGGGGCAGTCAGGAAATTATTCTgaggaaaaagaagagaaaCCTGTAGATTATGCCAAGCATAATGAGTCACAGCCTGCAGGAAATTATGGCCCTGAAAATTCATCACCACAGCCACAGTATCCCGAAAATAATGCTGATGAGAATGAAAAGAAGCCTGGAAATTACCCAGAGCAACCTGGAAAGTACTCCGAGCAAAAGAAACCGCAGCCTGAAAAGTATTCTGAACAAAAAGAAGAGAAACCTGAAGATTATGCCAAGCATAATGAACAGAAGCCTGCAGAAAATTACTCGAAGCAAAAGGAAGAAAAGCCAGAAAATGATGAACAGTCTGGAAACTATTCTGAGCAGAAAAATGAGAATCCTGAGAATTattctgaagaagaacaaggagAAGAATACGGCGACGGACCTTCACTCACCATTTCAACTTTGCTTGATGGCTTGCCTTCTTTGGATGATTTGCTATCTTTTGTTCATTATCATAGAAGCTGTCCAAAAGCTGAATCTATTATTAACAGAAAAGTCAAAGAATGGTTCAAGAAGGATTATACTGTTGCTGCTGCTCTACTAAGGTTGCACTTCCATGATTGTGCTGTCAGA GGGTGTGATGCATCAATTCTGTTGGACTATGAAGGAAGTGAAAGAAGAGCAGAAGAAAGCAAAAGCCTAAGAGGATTTGAAGTGATTGATGAAATCAAAGCAGAGATTGAGAAAGTTTGTCCTAAAACAGTCTCTTGTGCTGACATTCTTACGGCCGCCGCTAGAGATGCTACTGTTCTTCTTGGCGGTCCGTATTGGATGGTGCCCTACGGAAGGAAAGATGGCAAAGTTTCTGTTTATACGGAGACAAGATTAGTCCCGACGGGTCTTGAAAATATTACAACTCTCATTGAATTCTACCAGTCTAATGGCCTCAATGTTGTTGATTTGGTTGTTCTTTCAG GTGCACATACAATTGGCAGGGCAACATGCGGATCAATTCAACACAGGCTATACAACTACGAGGGAACAGGCAAGCCAGACCCGTCACTTGACACTAAATATTTGAACTTCTTGACAAGAAAATGTAGGTGGGCATCTGAATATGTTGATCTTGATGGTTCGACTCCAACTACATTTGATAACGAATACTATCAGAATCTTCAGAAGAATATGGGGCTTTTAATGTCGGATCAATTGCTTTACTCCGATCCTAGAACTGCTCCTCTCGTTGACACATTTGCGTCTGCACCTGAAGTTTTCTATCACCAGTTTGCTGTTTCTATGACAAAGCTTGGCAACATCCTTATCCCTTCTGTTCTTGATGATGGGGAAATTCGAACCTTTTGCGGTTCTGTTAACTCTTACTAG
- the LOC126681515 gene encoding uncharacterized protein LOC126681515, translated as MSGPQGSSASVVQPVFQQPRPVYPAVSGQAQNQNVFNGQRGRGYGFGNRGGGRTTGERGSGATASGGQARVFAINPQEANTSNAVVQVATPVGESIDVTVVYPSCPVLIGERELLADLLLLNVLEFDVIQGMDWLSQHYANVDCREKIVTFHAPGTELISIRGEKLETPKSLVSALKARKMLSKGCQRFLALVRDIQKEIGNVNDVPVVSEYSDVGGPCATLKDCVTNFERSSALCQILEVPSLVTEIRSFLGLAGYYRRFVQDFSKLSAPLTKLTQKNAKFIWNDQCEVSFQKLKECLTTAPVLALPSGSDGLTVYCDASRIGLGCRELNLRHMRWMELLKDYDCTIQYHPGKANVVADALSRKSAGSLAHVTLVEKRPMIREVHSLFDQGVQLEVSYLGSLLAQMTIKPTLNDQIKELQTTDPQLKHVIAEVQNGMNSEYNIKDGILKFGTRVCVPNVEELKQRIMMEAHGSKYSVHPGSTKMYHDVKQMYWWNGMKRDIAEFVAKCPICQQVTYTAAKLAQIYIDKVVSLHGVPVSIVSDRGSVFTSRFWQSLQEALGTRLDFSTAFHPQTDGQSERTIQTLEDMLRMCVLDFGGHWDEYLPLVEFSYNNSYHSSIEMAPYEALYGRKCRSPICWEEVGERKLTGAEIVQITSEKKGKLAPRYAGPYEVIERIGTVAYKLALPSEMSQVHPVFHVSMLRKYIPDPHRLIQPQEVEIDEELSYEEEPVEIVDTQIRKLRSKEIPMVKVLWRSRTIEECTWETEADMRKRYPHLFAQGNSLF; from the exons ATGTCTGGACCACAAGGTTCAAGTGCTAGTGTTGTTCAACCAGTGTTTCAACAACCTAGACCTGTATATCCTGCAGTGTCTGGGCAGGCACAGAACCAGAATGTGTTTAATGGACAACGTGGAAGAGGATATGGTTTTGGTAATCGTGGTGGAGGAAGGACCACAGGCGAACGAGGATCTGGAGCAACCGCTAGCGGAGGGCAGGCTAGAGTTTTTGCGATCAATCCTCAGGAGGCGAATACGTCGAACGCGGTAGTGCAag TTGCTACACCTGTAGGCGAAAGCATAGACGTTACTGTAGTATATCCGTCGTGTCCTGTGTTAATTGGAGAGCGAGAATTGCTTGCGGATTTGTTGTTGCTTAATGTTTTAGAATTCGACGTCATCCAAGGAATGGATTGGTTGTCGCAACATTATGCAAATGTGGATTGTAGAGAGAAGATAGTGACGTTCCATGCACCTGGAACTGAACTTATCTCTATTCGGGGAGAGAAGTTGGAAACCCCAAAGAGTTTAGTCTCGGCTTTGAAAGCGAGAAAGATGTTAAGTAAAGGATGTCAAAGATTTTTAGCTCTGGTACGAGATATTCAGAAGGAAATTGGAAATGTGAATGATGTACCAGTAGTGTCGGAGTattctgatgt AGGAGGACCATGCGCAACACTTAAGGATTGTGTTACAAACTTTGAGAGATCATCAGCTTTATGCCAAATTCTCGAAGT GCCAAGTTTAGTGACAGAAATTCGTAGTTTcttgggtttagctggttattATAGACGGTTTGTGCAAGACTTTTCTAAGTTGTCTGCACCATTAACTAAGTTGACTCAGAAGAATGCGAAGTTCATTTGGAATGATCAATGTGAAGTGAGTTTCCAGAAGCTGAAGGAGTGTTTGACAACAGCTCCAGTTCTGGCATTACCTTCTGGTAGTGATGGACTTACAgtctattgtgatgcttctaggATCGGGTTAGGATGT agagagttgaatctCAGGCATATGAGGTGGATGGAGTTGCTAAAGGATTATGACTGTACGATACAGTATCATCCCGGCAAAGCTAACGTAGTGGCTGATGCGTTGAGCAGAAAATCAGCAGGAAGTTTAGCTCATGTTACTTTAGTTGAGAAGAGACCAATGATTAGAGAAGTGCATTCGTTGTTTGATCAAGGAGTTCAATTAGAGGTTTCGTATTTGGGGAGTTTGTTAGCTCAAATGACGATTAAACCTACATTGAATGATCAGATTAAGGAACTTCAGACAACGgatcctcaactaaagcatGTTATTGCAGAAGTTCAAAATGGAATGAACTCTGAATATAATATCAAAGATGGTATTCTGAAATTTGGTACTAGGGTGTGCGTACCAAATGTAGAGGAATTGAAACAGAGAATTATGATGGAGGCACATGGATCTAagtatagtgttcatcctggttctaccaagatgtatcacgatGTTAAGCAGATGTATTGGTGGAATGGTATGAAAAGAGATATAGCAGAATTTGTTGCTAAGTGTCCGATATGCCAACAA gttacctATACAGCAGCAAAATTGGCACAGATTTATATTGACAAAGTAGTCAGTTTACATGGAGTTCCTGTGTCAATTGTGTCAGATCGAGGATCAGTTTTTACATCCCGATTTTGGCAAAGTCTGCAAGAGGCTTTAGGAACGCGTTTAGATTTCAGTACGGCGTTTCATCCCCAAACAGATGGGCAGTCTGAAAGGACCAtccagactttggaggatatgttAAGAATGTGCGTTTTAGATTTCGGAGGCCATTGGGATGAGTATCTACCGTTAGTAGAGTTCTCATATAATAATAGTTATCATTccagtattgagatggcaccgtATGAGGCGTTGTATGGACGTAAGTGTAGATCTCCAATTTGTTGGGAGGAAGTTGGAGAAAGAAAGTTAACAGGAGCTGAAATAGTACAGATTACGTCTGAGAAA AAAGGAAAGCTAGCGCCGAGATATGCAGGGCCTTACGAGGTTATTGAGCGGATAGGAACGGTAGCTTATAAGTTAGCATTACCGTCTGAGATGTCGCAAGTACATCCAGTGTTTCACGTGTCGATGCTTAGGAAGTATATTCCTGACCCTCATAGACTTATTCAACCTCAAGAGGTTGAGATAGACGAGGAGCTATCTTATGAGGAAGAACCCGTAGAAATTGTGGATACCCAGATTAGGAAACTCCGTAGTAAGGAGATACCTATGGTAAAAGTGCTCTGGAGGAGCCGTACAATTGAGGAATGTACGTGGGAAACAGAGGCGGATATGCGGAAACGATATCCCCACTTGTTTGCTCAAGGTAatagtttgttttga